The proteins below are encoded in one region of Sphingobacterium sp. R2:
- a CDS encoding ThiF family adenylyltransferase gives MDRLDQIGSALEQIDGVEILTPFESEEIRLKGNIKISIEDVQLDFAVEIFDCYPLSFQGQEAIRFINKDLISLNHVNRDGSICLHTLHSSDITQKIGYDIDSLKQWVKKYYIEKGKDSHYEHIIVSAESGTEGEVFLFTDVDYLFNDDDFGIFTYSRISSNIVKGKPQQILHSNIVVDYRIKNKKVATSKWDTGFVDLYAREKSEGLFVFLKEPPVEMSRFAVSDWSALDGFLPYSFKEYLHNIKRAWKPNNGSYVSLLLGYRIDDINIHWQSIRIDMDKTPIKADRIPKTRVWNYFCIPQEIKWQQTDNCSYDFFFGRGKMNDRLAKAKIAVLGVGAIGSNLAKTLVRGGATNLIIIDHDMKEAGNVCRSEYLFATGVNKKIHELVTTLRSISPFVALKFNEQLLDTAKLRIGNGEWANYLCEALSDFDVVFDCTTDNDVAFMLNNLPTKSDIFSISITNHAKELVCTVNPNLYSATNAIYALLNNDVEDLYNPTGCWNPTFKASYNDISVLVHYALKQINLNYEREVKLRSFYLSTDNKNGFEIELQQL, from the coding sequence ATGGACCGGTTAGACCAAATAGGTTCTGCTTTAGAACAGATAGATGGAGTCGAAATTCTAACTCCCTTTGAGTCCGAAGAAATTCGGCTCAAAGGGAATATAAAAATTTCGATTGAGGACGTTCAATTGGATTTCGCAGTTGAAATATTTGATTGCTATCCACTAAGTTTCCAAGGTCAGGAAGCTATTCGATTTATCAATAAAGATTTGATCTCTTTAAATCACGTTAATAGGGACGGGTCAATTTGCTTACACACTCTACATAGCTCAGATATAACGCAAAAGATAGGTTATGACATCGATTCTTTAAAACAGTGGGTAAAAAAATATTACATTGAGAAAGGAAAAGATAGCCACTACGAGCATATCATTGTTTCTGCTGAATCAGGAACAGAAGGTGAAGTGTTTCTGTTTACAGATGTAGACTACCTATTTAACGATGATGATTTCGGAATTTTTACTTATTCGAGGATTAGTTCAAATATTGTGAAAGGAAAGCCTCAGCAGATATTACACTCAAATATTGTAGTCGATTACCGAATTAAAAATAAAAAAGTCGCTACAAGTAAGTGGGATACAGGTTTTGTTGATTTATATGCGAGGGAGAAGTCTGAAGGACTTTTTGTGTTTCTAAAAGAACCCCCAGTAGAAATGAGTCGTTTTGCGGTATCCGATTGGTCAGCTCTCGATGGATTCCTACCATATTCATTCAAAGAATATTTGCATAATATAAAACGAGCTTGGAAGCCGAACAATGGTAGTTATGTATCTCTTTTGTTAGGATACAGAATAGATGATATCAATATTCATTGGCAATCAATAAGGATTGATATGGATAAAACTCCAATCAAAGCTGATAGAATTCCTAAAACGAGGGTTTGGAATTACTTCTGCATACCTCAAGAAATAAAGTGGCAGCAAACGGATAATTGTTCCTATGATTTTTTCTTTGGAAGAGGCAAAATGAACGATCGATTAGCTAAAGCAAAAATTGCAGTATTAGGGGTGGGCGCGATCGGTAGCAACCTGGCAAAAACTTTGGTAAGGGGTGGTGCAACAAATTTGATAATTATTGATCACGATATGAAAGAGGCTGGAAATGTATGTAGATCGGAGTATTTATTTGCAACTGGAGTGAATAAAAAGATTCATGAGTTGGTGACGACGTTAAGGTCGATTTCTCCATTCGTTGCACTGAAATTTAATGAACAGTTATTGGATACAGCGAAGCTTAGAATTGGTAACGGTGAATGGGCTAACTATCTCTGCGAAGCACTTTCTGATTTTGATGTTGTATTCGATTGTACGACGGATAATGATGTAGCATTTATGTTGAATAACCTCCCAACAAAATCTGATATTTTCAGTATAAGTATTACAAATCATGCCAAAGAGCTGGTTTGTACGGTAAATCCAAATTTATATAGTGCAACCAATGCTATTTATGCTTTATTGAATAATGATGTGGAAGATCTTTACAATCCTACAGGATGTTGGAACCCTACATTTAAGGCTTCATATAACGATATTTCTGTACTAGTACACTATGCTTTAAAGCAGATCAATTTAAATTATGAACGCGAAGTTAAGCTGCGGTCTTTTTACCTCTCAACGGATAACAAAAATGGATTTGAAATTGAATTACAGCAGCTGTGA
- a CDS encoding DUF6602 domain-containing protein has protein sequence MNQVNLKQLFKGLQQQMSAQLNTNREFIDHPGSKGDALENAWIEWLRKYLPNRYCVDKAIVIDHEGNTSQQLDIVIYDNWFTPFIFNQNGFYYIPAEGVYAVFEVKPDIQGNVGDKNYIEYAGEKIESVRILKREAASFINGGHKSSPRPLTKIVGGILCSTNTFTHQNNNTIEKHIKALDNLQSIDLGCIADYGSFYIDYNPNAEITTAGQDAYLEFYSNRKFNKIKFSNADNSFVTFFMQLTRYLQQAIGTIPAINLNAYLKNIGEEVDEQI, from the coding sequence ATGAACCAAGTTAATTTAAAACAATTATTCAAGGGGTTACAGCAACAGATGTCTGCCCAATTGAACACAAATCGAGAATTTATTGACCATCCCGGATCTAAAGGCGATGCCTTGGAAAATGCGTGGATTGAATGGTTACGAAAATACTTACCAAATAGATACTGTGTTGATAAAGCAATTGTGATAGATCATGAAGGCAACACAAGTCAACAATTGGATATTGTGATTTACGATAATTGGTTCACTCCATTTATTTTTAATCAAAACGGTTTTTACTACATACCTGCCGAAGGCGTATATGCTGTTTTTGAAGTAAAACCTGATATACAAGGAAATGTCGGAGACAAAAATTATATTGAATATGCGGGAGAAAAGATTGAAAGTGTAAGAATATTGAAAAGAGAAGCGGCAAGTTTCATCAATGGCGGACATAAATCGTCTCCTCGTCCTTTAACTAAAATCGTTGGGGGGATATTATGTAGTACAAACACATTCACACACCAAAACAATAACACTATTGAAAAGCACATAAAAGCATTAGACAATCTTCAAAGTATTGATTTGGGTTGTATTGCTGATTATGGAAGTTTTTATATTGACTATAATCCTAATGCAGAAATTACAACCGCTGGGCAAGATGCTTATTTAGAGTTTTACTCTAACAGAAAATTCAACAAAATTAAATTCAGCAATGCCGACAACTCTTTTGTAACATTCTTTATGCAATTAACGAGGTATCTGCAACAGGCAATCGGAACAATACCTGCGATAAATCTAAATGCCTACTTAAAAAATATTGGTGAAGAAGTTGACGAGCAGATATAA
- a CDS encoding Mov34/MPN/PAD-1 family protein: protein MKLVNKETGLRISIEQSLIDMLVLYGRNQYPKEFGGVLVGYYSDDKRTVNIIDSILPIDFKSTKTSFERGVEGLKEALEEYYRQDPSLVYIGEWHTHPDNNPIPSVTDISAINTIINSKHTFITNPVLLIIGYSKSSVTFGFYAWFENKLFRYEPS, encoded by the coding sequence GTGAAATTGGTAAATAAGGAAACTGGATTAAGGATTTCTATTGAACAGAGTTTAATAGATATGCTAGTGCTTTATGGACGTAATCAGTATCCAAAAGAATTTGGAGGGGTTTTAGTAGGATATTATTCGGACGATAAAAGAACGGTGAACATCATTGATAGTATATTACCAATTGATTTTAAATCTACCAAAACAAGCTTCGAAAGAGGTGTTGAAGGACTGAAGGAAGCGTTGGAGGAGTATTACAGACAAGATCCTTCTTTAGTTTACATCGGAGAATGGCATACACATCCAGATAATAACCCCATACCGAGCGTAACAGATATTTCGGCAATAAATACGATTATAAACAGTAAGCATACTTTCATTACTAATCCTGTTTTGCTAATAATTGGATATTCGAAGTCCTCAGTGACTTTTGGATTTTACGCATGGTTTGAAAATAAATTATTCAGATATGAACCAAGTTAA
- a CDS encoding IS256 family transposase produces the protein MKEKDPFDFSLVFVFKGTQEGFAVLNASRQKMQGLYEGKSLSPNDGVLAPLMKHLLESMMDGELENHLNEEKASGNSNRRNGKTKKTVRGLNTGTFKLETGRDRSGTFEPKVVPKRQLIITEQLEGHVLSMYAKGMSTRAISEFIREMYAMEISATEISRITESVLPAVNEWRSRPLEAVYPFVFLDCMHIKVRQNGTVESRAIYNILGVGMDGRKDLIGLYSSENEGAKFWLSVLTDLKQRGVEDILIACIDGPKGFPEAIEAIFPKTKIQLCIVHQIRTSMRYVTEKDKKLVMEDLKPVYKAVNEEIGYENPLSFEEKWGKKYPLAAKSWMDNWTNLSTFFEYEDQVRKIIYTTNPIEGMHRQIRKVIKSKGAFSSEQALMKLMYLIIKDIAKKWTMPMHNWGLTISQLYIRFGDRLKLERGF, from the coding sequence ATGAAAGAAAAAGACCCATTCGATTTTTCGTTAGTGTTTGTTTTTAAAGGAACTCAAGAGGGCTTCGCCGTTTTGAACGCTTCAAGGCAGAAGATGCAAGGTCTTTACGAAGGTAAAAGTTTGTCTCCCAATGATGGCGTCCTAGCGCCGTTAATGAAGCATCTGTTGGAATCAATGATGGATGGAGAACTGGAAAACCATTTGAACGAAGAGAAAGCTTCGGGCAATAGCAACCGTCGAAATGGCAAGACCAAAAAGACTGTCCGTGGCCTTAACACTGGAACATTTAAGCTGGAAACAGGCCGGGATAGATCGGGAACGTTCGAGCCTAAAGTAGTACCTAAGAGACAATTAATCATCACTGAACAGCTTGAGGGACACGTGTTGAGCATGTATGCCAAAGGAATGAGCACACGGGCGATAAGCGAGTTTATACGCGAAATGTATGCAATGGAGATCTCTGCCACAGAAATATCACGTATTACAGAAAGTGTGCTTCCAGCGGTAAATGAGTGGCGTAGCAGGCCTCTTGAAGCTGTTTATCCCTTTGTATTCCTGGACTGTATGCACATCAAAGTTCGCCAGAATGGAACTGTTGAATCGAGGGCTATCTATAATATCCTAGGAGTTGGTATGGATGGTAGAAAAGATCTAATCGGTCTTTATAGCTCAGAAAATGAGGGAGCTAAGTTCTGGCTTTCAGTTCTTACAGATCTAAAGCAACGTGGCGTTGAAGACATCCTTATTGCTTGTATTGATGGTCCAAAAGGGTTTCCAGAGGCCATAGAAGCTATTTTTCCAAAAACAAAGATCCAGTTGTGTATTGTTCACCAGATCAGAACAAGTATGCGCTATGTCACTGAGAAAGATAAAAAGCTTGTTATGGAGGATTTAAAGCCAGTCTATAAAGCCGTGAACGAAGAAATAGGTTATGAGAACCCCTTGTCTTTCGAAGAAAAATGGGGCAAGAAATATCCTCTCGCTGCCAAATCTTGGATGGATAATTGGACCAATCTTTCTACTTTCTTTGAGTACGAGGATCAGGTTCGCAAGATTATATACACCACAAATCCGATCGAGGGAATGCACCGTCAGATACGAAAAGTCATTAAGTCTAAAGGAGCCTTCAGCTCCGAACAGGCACTAATGAAATTGATGTATCTGATCATAAAGGATATCGCAAAAAAATGGACAATGCCAATGCATAACTGGGGCTTGACCATATCCCAACTTTATATTAGATTTGGGGATAGGCTCAAGCTCGAAAGAGGTTTTTAA